The DNA region AATACAATGGGTACTAAGTTGCCCCGAAAATTGGAGCAGAAGATGCAGATAGTAGGGGAGCAGATTAAGTTGGCTCGCTTGCGTCGGAATTTGAGTGTGGCTCAGGTGGCCGAACGTGCTACCTGTTCTCCGCTAACCGTATCCCGAATCGAGAAAGGTGCACCGACTGTGGCAATCGGCATTTATTTGCGTGTGCTGTATGCTTTGCAGCTTGACGATGATATTCTGTGGCTGGCGAAAGAAGATAAATTGGGGAAAGCCTTGCAGGATTTGAGTTTGAAGACAAGGGAG from Bacteroides sp. MSB163 includes:
- a CDS encoding helix-turn-helix domain-containing protein, whose translation is MAKNTMGTKLPRKLEQKMQIVGEQIKLARLRRNLSVAQVAERATCSPLTVSRIEKGAPTVAIGIYLRVLYALQLDDDILWLAKEDKLGKALQDLSLKTRERASKKE